In one window of Paenarthrobacter nicotinovorans DNA:
- a CDS encoding D-2-hydroxyacid dehydrogenase family protein: MTKFRLAILDDYQQVSGDYAPWDSLPDDGVKVSVFSAPFVSEEQAVAALTPFDIVVAMRERTRFPQSVLDSLPNLKLLVTTGMANAAIDMEAASERGIVVCGTGGSPAAAPELTWALLLAFARNLPVEENSLRAGEWQTGVGFELEGKTLGIVGLGKIGKRMAGYAKAFGMDVLAWSQNLTAETAEAAGARLVSKEELFSESDIVTLHLRLSERTEGIVGSEELRLLGPDGVLVNTARGPLVDEVALIRALEEGWIRGAALDVFEEEPLPAGHALLHSRRTVLTPHIGYVTHESYRKFYGEAFEDVKAWLSGDPVRVLGG, from the coding sequence CCAGCAGGTTTCCGGGGACTACGCGCCTTGGGATTCACTGCCCGACGACGGCGTGAAGGTCAGCGTTTTCAGCGCACCGTTCGTCTCGGAGGAGCAGGCCGTGGCCGCGTTGACGCCGTTCGACATCGTTGTCGCGATGCGTGAGCGGACCCGCTTTCCGCAAAGTGTCTTGGATTCCTTGCCCAATCTGAAGCTTCTGGTGACCACCGGCATGGCCAATGCCGCGATTGACATGGAGGCCGCATCCGAGCGGGGGATCGTGGTGTGCGGAACGGGTGGATCACCTGCCGCGGCGCCGGAGCTAACCTGGGCCCTGCTGCTCGCTTTCGCACGGAACTTGCCTGTGGAGGAGAACTCACTGCGGGCGGGGGAGTGGCAGACCGGCGTCGGATTTGAACTTGAAGGCAAGACGCTTGGCATTGTTGGCCTGGGGAAGATCGGCAAGCGCATGGCCGGGTACGCCAAGGCGTTCGGCATGGACGTCCTCGCGTGGAGCCAGAACCTCACCGCGGAGACCGCTGAGGCGGCAGGTGCCCGCTTGGTCAGTAAAGAGGAGTTGTTCAGTGAGTCGGACATCGTGACGCTGCACCTGCGGCTCTCCGAGCGAACCGAGGGCATTGTGGGTTCGGAGGAATTGCGCCTTCTGGGTCCCGACGGGGTCTTGGTCAATACCGCCCGGGGCCCCTTGGTTGACGAGGTTGCCCTGATCCGTGCCCTGGAGGAGGGCTGGATCCGGGGCGCCGCCCTTGATGTCTTCGAGGAGGAGCCCCTTCCCGCAGGGCACGCGCTCCTGCATTCCCGGCGGACTGTCCTCACGCCGCACATCGGGTACGTGACGCACGAGAGCTACCGGAAGTTCTACGGGGAGGCGTTTGAGGACGTCAAGGCCTGGTTGTCTGGTGACCCTGTGCGGGTGCTGGGCGGGTAG
- a CDS encoding glycerate kinase encodes MRILIAPDKFKGSLTAAEAASAMAEGALRVYPDAVTTQFPVADGGEGTLDAAIAAGYEERNNAVVGPILKPVGASWGIRKDSFGGVTAVIETAMASGLAHMEPTPENSLRAHSYGCGQLIAAALDAGATEIVLGVGGSAMSDGGSGALRALGLKPLDTAGNVVPLGGGPLADAVALDVSELDPRLSAVKFRIAVDVRNPLYGPDGAAHVFGPQKGADEDAVEKLDAGLRNWASLLRETTGRDVNVPGAGAAGGFPASFLAFTDAALEGGFALVAGLTGLASHLSEADLVITGEGSMDEQSLTGKAPIALADAASVHGIPVIAVAGRITVTPEDLAKHGIVAAAQLLDVAQRKNGVPDVADAVANAAKYLAWATSQVLEGA; translated from the coding sequence ATGCGTATCCTCATTGCCCCGGACAAGTTCAAGGGATCCCTGACCGCCGCCGAAGCCGCGTCAGCCATGGCCGAGGGCGCGCTCCGCGTTTACCCGGATGCCGTGACCACGCAGTTCCCGGTAGCCGATGGCGGCGAAGGCACGCTGGATGCCGCCATTGCCGCGGGCTATGAGGAACGGAACAACGCCGTAGTTGGTCCCATCCTCAAGCCGGTCGGTGCCTCGTGGGGGATCCGGAAGGACTCCTTCGGCGGGGTGACTGCTGTGATCGAAACGGCCATGGCCTCAGGCCTGGCGCATATGGAGCCGACTCCGGAGAACTCCCTGCGCGCCCACAGCTACGGTTGCGGGCAACTGATCGCCGCCGCGCTGGATGCCGGGGCCACTGAGATCGTGCTCGGTGTGGGCGGCTCGGCAATGTCCGACGGCGGCAGCGGAGCCTTGCGTGCGCTGGGGCTCAAACCGCTCGATACGGCAGGAAATGTGGTCCCGCTGGGCGGCGGCCCACTCGCAGACGCAGTTGCCCTCGACGTCTCGGAGCTGGATCCCCGGTTGTCGGCCGTGAAGTTCCGCATCGCCGTCGACGTCCGGAACCCGCTGTACGGGCCGGATGGTGCCGCGCACGTTTTCGGTCCGCAAAAGGGTGCGGATGAGGACGCGGTGGAAAAGCTCGACGCCGGGCTCCGCAACTGGGCATCGCTCCTTCGGGAAACCACCGGCCGCGACGTGAACGTTCCGGGAGCTGGAGCGGCGGGCGGCTTCCCGGCGTCGTTCCTGGCGTTTACGGATGCTGCGCTGGAAGGTGGTTTCGCGCTGGTGGCCGGTCTCACCGGGCTCGCCTCGCACCTGAGCGAGGCCGATCTTGTGATTACCGGGGAGGGGTCCATGGATGAACAGTCCCTCACCGGAAAGGCGCCCATCGCACTGGCTGACGCGGCGAGCGTGCACGGCATTCCGGTGATCGCGGTGGCAGGCCGTATCACTGTGACCCCCGAGGATCTCGCGAAGCACGGGATCGTGGCTGCGGCGCAGTTGCTGGACGTCGCGCAGCGCAAGAACGGCGTTCCGGATGTTGCCGATGCAGTCGCCAACGCCGCCAAGTACTTGGCGTGGGCGACCAGCCAGGTTCTCGAGGGCGCCTAG
- a CDS encoding DUF2630 family protein, producing the protein MDEQDLLERIQALVEEEHHLRDSAGSETDGDDSRARLSQLEAQLDQCWDLLRQRRAKKHAGENPDDAEARPISEVEGYRQ; encoded by the coding sequence ATGGACGAGCAGGATCTTCTGGAACGAATCCAGGCATTGGTGGAAGAAGAGCATCATCTGCGCGACTCGGCGGGATCGGAGACCGACGGTGACGACAGCCGCGCGCGTCTCTCCCAGCTGGAAGCCCAGCTGGACCAGTGCTGGGACTTGCTGCGGCAGCGCCGGGCCAAGAAGCATGCCGGGGAGAACCCGGACGACGCCGAGGCCCGCCCGATCAGCGAAGTCGAGGGCTACAGGCAGTAG
- a CDS encoding YdeI/OmpD-associated family protein: protein MQFTTTIVGDGNKAGIEVPADVVDALGAGKKPPVVVTINGQSYRSSIAVMGGKYMVGVSAANRALTGAAAGDTVEVGLEVDTQPRVMEVPDDLAAALDAEPEAKAFYGTLNYSAQRRYVEPIGDARTAETRARRIAKVVSDLKAGKK from the coding sequence ATGCAATTCACAACCACCATCGTGGGCGATGGAAACAAGGCCGGCATAGAGGTTCCCGCCGATGTCGTTGATGCGCTGGGGGCTGGGAAGAAGCCGCCCGTGGTGGTGACCATCAACGGCCAAAGCTATCGAAGCAGCATCGCGGTGATGGGTGGAAAGTACATGGTGGGCGTGAGCGCGGCGAACCGCGCGCTTACCGGCGCTGCTGCCGGTGACACGGTGGAGGTCGGCCTGGAAGTCGACACCCAGCCGCGTGTAATGGAAGTCCCGGACGATCTCGCTGCAGCCCTGGATGCCGAACCCGAAGCGAAAGCCTTCTACGGGACGCTCAACTACAGTGCCCAGCGGCGTTATGTGGAACCGATCGGAGACGCCAGGACTGCTGAGACCCGCGCGCGACGTATCGCCAAAGTTGTCTCCGATCTGAAGGCCGGGAAAAAGTAG
- a CDS encoding VanZ family protein — MGEWVWPAYVGVLGGVALFAVFMVPIVAVQYRMYGRFTWRRFLGAAGLSIYGVALVAYTLLPLPDPTLLKCGPGGSTFQAVPFQFLDDIHRETSGLGITGTLTSRAMLQVVFNVVLFVPWGVIARRYLSWNIAVSTLTGALASGLIEATQFTGLWGIYDCAYRLADVDDLITNTLGALIGAMIAPLVLWFMPQRRDLRAARGQSRPVTVRRRWLGMIIDYVALTFLGFGFVVIYRVGLLAIGADLPGADDAVSLVLMHLVPGFLVFYLPALVGSGASLGQRAVWLQPHWPATRRRALLRASTTGGLYVVLSFLTALIPATAFGPLSGLLLLAAFVAVPLTKSRGLSGVLTGAEMVDSREIERRRVAGPAPRPA; from the coding sequence ATGGGGGAATGGGTCTGGCCGGCGTACGTGGGCGTGTTGGGAGGAGTGGCCCTCTTTGCGGTGTTCATGGTGCCGATCGTGGCCGTCCAGTACAGGATGTACGGCCGGTTCACGTGGCGCCGGTTTCTGGGTGCCGCGGGGCTCAGCATCTACGGCGTTGCTCTGGTGGCTTACACGCTGCTACCCCTGCCGGACCCCACCCTGTTGAAATGCGGCCCGGGCGGCAGCACCTTCCAGGCGGTCCCCTTCCAATTCCTGGACGATATCCATCGTGAGACCTCGGGCTTGGGGATCACGGGGACACTGACCAGCCGTGCCATGTTGCAGGTTGTGTTCAACGTGGTGCTTTTCGTTCCTTGGGGTGTGATCGCGCGCCGCTACTTGTCGTGGAACATTGCCGTCTCTACGCTGACGGGCGCCCTCGCCTCGGGCCTCATCGAAGCGACTCAATTCACTGGTTTGTGGGGCATTTACGACTGTGCCTACCGCCTTGCCGATGTCGACGATCTCATCACCAACACCCTGGGTGCCCTGATCGGTGCCATGATTGCGCCTTTGGTCCTCTGGTTCATGCCGCAACGACGCGACCTCCGCGCAGCCCGTGGCCAGAGCCGCCCCGTCACTGTCCGGCGGCGCTGGCTCGGGATGATCATCGACTACGTGGCGCTAACGTTCCTTGGCTTCGGCTTCGTTGTGATTTACAGGGTGGGGTTGCTCGCGATCGGTGCGGACCTTCCCGGAGCCGACGACGCCGTCTCCCTCGTCCTCATGCATCTCGTTCCCGGGTTCCTGGTGTTCTACCTGCCGGCGCTTGTGGGTTCCGGCGCATCACTCGGCCAGCGCGCCGTGTGGCTGCAACCGCATTGGCCGGCCACCCGCCGTCGGGCGTTGCTCCGGGCCAGCACCACCGGCGGACTCTATGTTGTGTTGTCGTTCCTGACTGCCCTGATACCGGCAACGGCGTTCGGTCCGCTCTCCGGCCTGCTGCTCCTGGCCGCCTTCGTGGCGGTTCCCCTGACAAAATCGCGGGGACTTTCGGGCGTCCTGACGGGTGCGGAGATGGTTGACTCGCGTGAAATCGAACGACGCCGGGTGGCTGGCCCAGCTCCTCGACCCGCCTAG
- a CDS encoding MFS transporter, whose amino-acid sequence MTKTPADTITPPRHGLRAALSEPSLRILASAILVSTVGRGIFLTLTVLYFSRFVGLSAVEIAVILSVSSGVGVATSYIGGRLADHLSARRLLVVMVAVEGLAIASYTFAGNFGTAVVIACITVGVDRAANATRSAIIARAFDGPNRVNARAVLRTITNLGIATGGMIAGLALLAGTADAFRVMMISAGVVYVLSALHLRRLPSRVDAPRHDPANPAPKRGISPFKDRRYVLLTVLSGIFGMQFGLAEMGVPLWISQDTSAPDVLISVVLVINTVCVVLLQVPLSRGTDHPARAGKIVLTGGVLMAAACALYALAGGVPVVAAITLLCGAALLHSLAEILSQAGAWGLSFELANPLQAGAYQGMFGMGSSLGAMLAPLVVTATVVEHGTLGWAILGAVFVASAAGVALIARKATTTAVLA is encoded by the coding sequence GTGACCAAAACTCCGGCAGACACCATTACCCCTCCCCGGCACGGCCTCCGCGCCGCCCTTTCCGAACCCAGCCTTAGGATCCTCGCTTCGGCCATTCTGGTCTCGACGGTGGGTCGCGGCATCTTCCTTACCCTGACGGTTCTGTACTTCAGCCGCTTCGTCGGACTCAGCGCCGTGGAAATCGCCGTCATCCTCTCTGTTTCCAGCGGGGTCGGCGTCGCGACGTCGTACATTGGCGGCCGCCTTGCGGACCACTTATCCGCGCGCCGACTGCTGGTGGTGATGGTCGCCGTCGAAGGTCTCGCTATCGCAAGCTATACGTTCGCCGGGAACTTCGGCACCGCCGTCGTGATTGCCTGCATTACGGTAGGCGTGGACCGCGCCGCGAACGCCACGCGCTCAGCGATCATCGCGCGTGCCTTCGATGGCCCGAACCGCGTCAACGCCCGCGCTGTCCTCCGCACCATCACAAACCTGGGCATCGCGACGGGTGGCATGATCGCCGGATTGGCGTTGCTGGCCGGGACGGCCGACGCGTTCCGCGTGATGATGATCAGTGCCGGCGTCGTCTATGTCCTCAGCGCGCTGCACCTCCGCCGCCTTCCCAGCCGCGTCGACGCGCCGCGACACGACCCCGCCAACCCTGCGCCGAAGCGTGGCATCTCCCCCTTCAAGGATCGCCGCTACGTTCTGTTGACGGTGCTGTCCGGTATTTTCGGCATGCAGTTCGGACTCGCCGAGATGGGTGTTCCGCTGTGGATTTCCCAGGACACCAGCGCGCCGGATGTGCTGATATCGGTGGTCCTGGTCATCAACACTGTTTGCGTCGTCCTGCTGCAGGTGCCGCTCTCCCGCGGCACGGACCATCCTGCCCGTGCCGGGAAGATCGTGCTGACCGGCGGGGTGCTCATGGCCGCGGCTTGCGCGCTCTACGCACTGGCGGGCGGAGTGCCGGTGGTCGCCGCCATCACTCTCCTGTGCGGTGCCGCACTCCTGCACTCGTTGGCGGAAATCCTTTCGCAAGCGGGGGCGTGGGGACTCAGCTTCGAGCTCGCCAATCCACTCCAGGCCGGCGCTTACCAGGGAATGTTCGGCATGGGATCCTCCCTGGGGGCCATGCTCGCACCTCTCGTGGTGACCGCTACCGTCGTCGAACACGGCACGCTGGGTTGGGCCATCCTGGGAGCGGTCTTTGTTGCCTCGGCGGCGGGCGTAGCGCTGATAGCGCGGAAAGCCACGACGACGGCGGTACTCGCCTAA
- a CDS encoding ArsR/SmtB family transcription factor — protein sequence MLKYVLSGADLGGVRFGISPMCELGLSLRAIRDPSQYPLQLPWLRRTEEARSRLDLDGLLALVDHRLWTPDFLNPRPDSPLTRIDDEFAALEKISAEQFHGDLIRVHGEVPAVFAGPVGPAIRRLVQILKDFWETCFAPHWLRMRTILEADIVYRGRQLAHGGLFTMLNDLSGAVEFDGRVISVRLKNPASRTEKTDGLGLTLVPTMFTRRASAPVNHGDPPMLMYPARGQGAMWEAEQVRSPDAVVAVPGEARTSLLTALAAPASSTELGVRFGVTTSAVNQHLRVLRNAGLVTSTRYGHSVLYFRSELGAALLLG from the coding sequence ATGTTGAAGTACGTACTGTCCGGCGCCGACCTGGGCGGGGTGCGCTTCGGCATCTCGCCCATGTGTGAACTGGGGCTCTCCCTGAGGGCCATCCGTGATCCCAGCCAGTACCCTCTTCAGCTGCCGTGGTTGCGCCGCACGGAGGAAGCCCGTTCGCGCCTGGATCTGGATGGTCTGCTGGCGCTGGTTGACCACCGGCTCTGGACGCCGGACTTCCTGAATCCCAGGCCTGATTCGCCTCTCACCAGGATCGACGACGAGTTCGCGGCATTGGAGAAAATTTCAGCCGAGCAGTTCCACGGCGACCTGATCCGGGTGCATGGCGAAGTGCCCGCAGTCTTTGCCGGACCCGTTGGCCCGGCGATCCGGCGCCTCGTGCAAATCCTCAAGGACTTTTGGGAAACGTGCTTCGCACCGCACTGGCTGCGCATGCGCACCATCCTGGAAGCAGACATCGTCTACCGCGGCAGGCAACTCGCCCATGGCGGGCTGTTCACAATGCTCAACGACTTGTCCGGTGCCGTGGAATTCGACGGCCGGGTCATCTCCGTGCGGTTGAAGAACCCTGCGTCACGGACCGAGAAGACTGATGGCCTGGGGCTGACTCTCGTACCCACCATGTTCACCCGCAGGGCCTCTGCTCCCGTGAACCACGGTGACCCGCCGATGCTGATGTACCCGGCCCGCGGTCAAGGAGCCATGTGGGAAGCGGAGCAAGTGAGAAGCCCTGACGCTGTGGTGGCGGTGCCCGGCGAGGCCCGAACCAGCCTGTTGACGGCGCTCGCTGCGCCTGCCTCATCCACCGAGCTTGGAGTGCGCTTTGGCGTGACCACGTCCGCGGTCAATCAGCATCTCAGGGTGCTCCGGAATGCCGGGCTCGTGACTTCCACGCGCTACGGCCACAGTGTGCTCTACTTCCGGAGCGAGCTGGGCGCGGCGTTGCTGCTGGGGTGA
- a CDS encoding dihydrofolate reductase family protein has product MRKVTAGLFHSVDGVVQDPFKFQFDSFDEDLGKGLTKMINTVDTVVLGRVSYQEWAGYWPNATQDDDFAAFINPVEKFVASRTLTEPLEWQNSHLINGPLEDFITDLKNRDGGEIAVCGSISVVRQLLFAGLLDELTLMTHPVVAGSGRRLFEDGDPQNRLVLEDQYGTSKGNVVSTYSLRKD; this is encoded by the coding sequence ATGCGAAAAGTAACCGCCGGACTGTTCCATTCCGTGGATGGCGTGGTCCAGGATCCGTTCAAGTTCCAGTTCGACAGCTTCGACGAGGACCTCGGCAAGGGCCTGACCAAGATGATCAACACCGTGGATACCGTGGTGCTGGGCCGGGTCAGCTACCAGGAGTGGGCCGGATACTGGCCAAACGCCACCCAGGACGATGATTTCGCCGCCTTCATCAATCCTGTCGAAAAATTCGTGGCGTCCCGGACCCTGACCGAACCGCTGGAGTGGCAGAACTCGCACCTCATCAACGGTCCGTTGGAGGACTTCATCACCGATCTCAAGAACCGCGACGGCGGAGAGATCGCCGTATGCGGCAGCATCTCGGTGGTCCGCCAACTCCTGTTTGCGGGCCTGCTGGACGAGCTGACCCTGATGACGCACCCGGTGGTGGCGGGCAGCGGCCGCCGCCTCTTCGAGGACGGCGATCCCCAAAACCGGCTCGTCCTGGAGGACCAGTACGGCACCAGTAAAGGCAACGTTGTGAGCACCTACAGCCTGCGCAAGGACTAG
- a CDS encoding FG-GAP repeat domain-containing protein, which translates to MAPSTSASDVVKNDFNGDRKADILARDGAGDLWLYPGNGSAGWMPRVQVSAGWNNQTNSLGIGDFQGDGFVDVAVSNRGGMWIERGDRKGGWLNSAWAGYGWFFGSEAIGVGDFNSDGTADVVGRDSSGVLWLYPGNGTGGWLPQSVTGAGWNAMNSLVGPGDFKGDGKNDIIARDSIGDLYLYEGSGGSAWPTSRKVGSGWNIMTEIL; encoded by the coding sequence CTGGCTCCGTCAACTTCCGCGTCGGACGTCGTCAAGAACGACTTTAATGGGGACCGCAAGGCTGACATTCTGGCCCGTGATGGCGCCGGCGACCTGTGGCTTTACCCCGGAAATGGCTCGGCGGGATGGATGCCACGTGTGCAGGTATCCGCCGGCTGGAATAACCAGACTAATAGCCTAGGGATCGGCGACTTCCAAGGCGACGGATTCGTTGACGTAGCCGTCTCCAACCGTGGCGGGATGTGGATAGAGCGCGGTGATCGAAAGGGCGGTTGGCTGAACTCAGCGTGGGCGGGATATGGCTGGTTCTTCGGGTCGGAGGCCATCGGTGTCGGTGATTTCAATAGTGACGGCACAGCTGATGTCGTGGGCCGCGACAGTTCCGGTGTCCTGTGGCTCTACCCCGGCAACGGAACCGGCGGCTGGTTGCCACAGAGCGTGACCGGCGCCGGCTGGAACGCCATGAACTCCCTTGTTGGACCCGGCGACTTCAAGGGGGACGGAAAAAACGACATCATAGCCCGGGACTCCATCGGCGACTTGTACCTTTACGAGGGCAGCGGTGGATCCGCATGGCCCACATCGAGGAAAGTGGGCAGCGGCTGGAACATCATGACGGAGATCCTATAA
- a CDS encoding VanW family protein gives MARKLFCELSPITYRISVQRMILNRKLRDLFSPTVFARRQPEEVLPAVVYRHNSLIRRKLGNVDLHLQENKAVSLGIAAPLVNSVVIRPGETFSFWKLVGSCTEAKGYREGLVINHGRADSGIGGGLCQFTNLLHWMVLHSELTVVEHHHHGDLDLFPDFNRQIPFGSGTSIIYNYLDYRVRNDTDQAFQFLVSTNDEYLCGELRAEHVPDVKFHIREEDAYFYESGNKVYRHNRVMRLTRDKRTGLVTSKQQIIENNALVVYDRSLINAPVLPAPLPPVPMQDDRVAPAPA, from the coding sequence ATGGCACGAAAACTCTTCTGCGAACTTTCGCCGATCACATACCGCATTTCTGTGCAGCGCATGATCCTGAACCGCAAATTGCGCGACCTGTTCTCTCCCACAGTCTTTGCGCGGCGCCAGCCGGAAGAGGTCCTTCCTGCGGTTGTCTACCGTCACAACTCACTGATCCGCCGCAAGCTGGGCAACGTGGACTTGCACCTCCAGGAAAATAAGGCGGTAAGTCTGGGGATCGCCGCGCCTCTGGTGAACTCTGTCGTCATTCGTCCCGGCGAGACCTTTTCGTTCTGGAAGCTGGTAGGGAGTTGCACTGAAGCCAAGGGATACCGCGAGGGCCTGGTCATCAACCATGGCCGAGCCGATTCCGGAATTGGTGGCGGCCTGTGTCAATTCACGAACCTTCTGCATTGGATGGTCTTGCACAGCGAGCTGACTGTGGTGGAGCATCACCACCACGGGGACCTGGACTTGTTTCCGGACTTCAATCGTCAGATCCCGTTTGGTTCGGGCACTTCGATCATCTACAACTACTTGGACTACCGGGTTCGCAATGACACGGACCAGGCTTTCCAATTCCTGGTAAGTACCAACGACGAATACCTGTGTGGTGAACTTCGCGCCGAGCACGTCCCGGATGTGAAATTCCACATCCGTGAAGAGGACGCCTACTTCTACGAGTCCGGGAATAAGGTTTACCGCCATAACCGGGTGATGAGGCTGACCCGGGACAAACGGACAGGTCTTGTGACCTCGAAGCAACAGATCATCGAGAACAACGCCTTGGTCGTTTACGACCGTTCCCTCATCAACGCCCCGGTGCTGCCAGCTCCGCTTCCTCCTGTTCCCATGCAGGACGACCGAGTGGCTCCAGCTCCCGCCTAA
- a CDS encoding SOS response-associated peptidase family protein, giving the protein MSKATSDLLSHFEAKEVEGNPPGPSWNVAPTQIVPIVAERLDEGALDRRLLIAKCGLVPSWAKDAKIGSKLLCTN; this is encoded by the coding sequence ATGTCCAAAGCAACGAGCGATCTTCTGAGCCATTTCGAGGCCAAGGAGGTTGAAGGCAACCCTCCTGGGCCGAGCTGGAACGTCGCCCCGACCCAGATTGTGCCAATCGTGGCCGAACGACTGGACGAGGGAGCCCTTGACCGGCGGCTGTTGATCGCAAAGTGCGGCCTGGTCCCGTCCTGGGCCAAGGATGCGAAGATCGGCTCCAAACTTCTCTGCACTAACTGA
- a CDS encoding alpha/beta fold hydrolase, whose protein sequence is MTPHAGSRNALVFGASGMVGRHLVLTLAKAGANVTAAVRTAESGARVERWVREHGLERSIRTTIVDFDAPGIVAGGPSTLPFITEIHNCAGTYRFGMTAQEARSANVGIVEKLIDFAKDLPNLQRVVHVSGYRVGGQDPATVPWSDDHRIAVYKELGAYEASKVESDAIFQARALEHGVPWTIVNPSSLIGDSVTGESDQLIGLATTIAQIWEGAVAALPGNGSTFLPVVTVDYLAAFMTAAAVDPTAAGKAYWVLDDATPPLADLLTHVGRHLGVKVPRVRMPVGVIKRLPQRITRADPETLSFMSADRYPTESAIEFANRHGIQMPDVLVSLERWADYLAAPRFGDALADGRRFVDAGGVRTFELGVAGSSRVVLPGLPVNADTWAGVASGVGARVVDLPGLGLSGGTGIQDWERWLPDVLGGEPADLIGHSIGAAAAVVAADRFPERVKSLTMVAPFFLQTPTGVPAGLRPLVSTYLRHTNPARLSRQLTGSEANAAALQSSLSDIKRSSAKKVARQLALAGSKQWRSELQEALGRFTGPVRIITGSEDPIAPGMVGQLESLPNVELVSMPGAGHHPQLTHIDPLVTLITQSVG, encoded by the coding sequence ATGACACCCCACGCAGGCTCCCGCAACGCCCTGGTCTTCGGGGCCTCGGGAATGGTCGGCCGGCACCTCGTCCTGACCCTTGCAAAGGCTGGCGCGAACGTGACAGCGGCAGTCCGGACCGCCGAGTCCGGAGCGCGTGTGGAGCGATGGGTCAGGGAGCATGGCCTGGAACGCAGCATCAGGACGACGATCGTCGACTTCGATGCTCCCGGGATCGTCGCGGGTGGACCATCGACATTGCCGTTCATCACCGAGATCCACAACTGCGCCGGGACCTACCGATTCGGGATGACCGCCCAGGAGGCACGCAGCGCAAATGTTGGCATCGTCGAGAAACTGATCGACTTCGCAAAGGACCTCCCCAACCTGCAGCGCGTCGTCCACGTGTCGGGCTACCGGGTGGGCGGACAGGACCCCGCCACTGTCCCGTGGTCAGATGACCACCGCATCGCGGTTTACAAGGAACTTGGCGCCTACGAGGCTTCGAAAGTGGAATCCGACGCCATCTTCCAAGCACGTGCCTTGGAGCACGGAGTCCCCTGGACGATCGTCAATCCGTCCAGCCTGATCGGCGACAGCGTGACCGGGGAGTCCGACCAGCTCATCGGCCTGGCTACCACCATCGCGCAAATCTGGGAGGGAGCCGTAGCCGCACTGCCCGGAAACGGATCGACGTTCCTCCCGGTCGTCACGGTCGACTACTTGGCTGCCTTCATGACGGCAGCAGCGGTCGATCCCACTGCTGCGGGCAAGGCTTATTGGGTTCTCGACGACGCTACCCCGCCGCTGGCTGACCTGCTCACCCACGTCGGGCGGCACCTCGGAGTCAAGGTTCCGCGGGTACGGATGCCGGTCGGCGTCATCAAGCGACTCCCGCAGCGGATCACCAGGGCGGATCCCGAGACACTTTCCTTCATGTCCGCCGACCGCTATCCGACAGAGTCAGCCATCGAGTTCGCAAACAGACACGGGATACAGATGCCGGACGTACTGGTGTCCCTGGAACGGTGGGCCGACTACTTGGCCGCACCCCGGTTTGGCGACGCCTTGGCTGACGGCCGCCGATTCGTCGACGCCGGCGGTGTAAGGACATTCGAGCTCGGAGTAGCCGGATCCAGCCGGGTGGTCCTTCCCGGCTTGCCGGTCAACGCAGACACATGGGCCGGCGTCGCTTCGGGTGTCGGCGCGCGCGTCGTCGACCTTCCCGGACTCGGCCTCAGCGGAGGAACAGGCATTCAGGACTGGGAGCGGTGGCTTCCCGATGTGCTGGGCGGTGAACCTGCTGACCTCATCGGCCATTCCATCGGCGCGGCTGCGGCAGTGGTCGCGGCGGACCGGTTCCCGGAGCGGGTCAAGTCCCTGACAATGGTCGCACCGTTCTTCCTCCAAACCCCAACGGGCGTCCCAGCCGGGCTTCGGCCGCTCGTATCCACCTACCTGCGACACACCAATCCGGCGCGGCTGTCACGCCAACTGACCGGATCAGAAGCGAACGCGGCTGCTCTCCAGTCCAGCCTCAGTGACATCAAACGAAGCAGCGCCAAGAAGGTGGCCAGGCAACTCGCCCTTGCAGGATCGAAACAGTGGCGTAGCGAACTCCAGGAGGCCCTGGGGCGATTCACCGGCCCGGTCCGCATCATTACGGGAAGCGAGGACCCAATCGCCCCGGGCATGGTTGGGCAGCTCGAATCACTTCCGAACGTTGAGCTCGTCTCGATGCCGGGCGCAGGGCACCATCCGCAGCTGACTCATATAGATCCACTCGTCACACTCATCACGCAATCCGTCGGGTGA